A stretch of Leisingera sp. S132 DNA encodes these proteins:
- a CDS encoding IclR family transcriptional regulator yields MKTVDKAMFLLRQFSLENLEIGLNDLARATDQDKAVTRRLLLSLIKHGFIEQNPETRKYRLGHAFLSLARLREATVPMVKATQVVTQWLSAQANETVHVGIPGAVGLGTASFTLPARGNVINLQPAETYPYHSSSSGLAFLAFCSDDTRERLLDLKREKLTRFTVTDEAELRDVLRETRNRGYSCARNTVEIGVASVAMPFFTDGKDPAGTIAIAVPDLNLDAARQAELAALLGAAIRQLETALTGAPSPHSPASRSVQ; encoded by the coding sequence ATGAAAACCGTGGACAAGGCGATGTTTCTGCTGCGCCAGTTTTCGCTGGAGAACCTTGAAATCGGTTTGAACGACTTGGCCCGCGCCACAGATCAAGACAAAGCCGTGACGCGCAGGTTGCTTCTTTCACTGATCAAGCACGGTTTCATCGAACAGAACCCGGAAACCCGAAAATACCGCTTGGGCCACGCCTTCCTGTCTCTGGCGCGGCTGCGCGAGGCCACGGTACCGATGGTAAAGGCAACCCAAGTAGTGACACAGTGGCTGTCCGCACAAGCAAATGAAACCGTGCATGTCGGCATTCCAGGAGCAGTGGGCTTGGGGACCGCTTCGTTCACCCTGCCTGCACGCGGCAATGTGATAAATCTTCAGCCTGCGGAAACCTACCCTTACCACTCTTCCTCTTCCGGACTGGCGTTTCTGGCATTCTGTTCTGACGACACCCGGGAGCGGTTGCTGGATCTGAAACGGGAGAAACTGACACGCTTCACTGTGACCGATGAAGCTGAGCTGAGAGATGTGCTCCGTGAAACCCGGAACCGCGGCTATTCGTGCGCCCGCAACACCGTTGAGATCGGGGTCGCCAGCGTGGCGATGCCGTTTTTCACCGATGGCAAGGACCCGGCAGGCACCATAGCGATTGCGGTTCCTGACCTGAACCTGGATGCCGCCCGTCAAGCGGAACTGGCAGCTTTGCTGGGAGCCGCTATCCGGCAGCTGGAGACCGCTTTGACCGGAGCACCGTCGCCGCACAGCCCGGCCTCACGATCGGTGCAATAA
- a CDS encoding FAD-dependent oxidoreductase, producing MDQNLPGKAPVVIIGGGIIGVSTLYHLAKRGVPAVLVERRKIASGTTWHAAGIVGQLRDSTAQTELGKYTARLFRELEEETGQATGYKPNGTINLAIGDVRHEQLLRSHDHAVRMGIESFLLSRGELQEKWPWIETEDVKSAFFVPSNGQVNPLDVTVAMVKGAKALGAQPFEDTKVTQLIIRNGKIAGVETDKGAISTGKVLLAGGMWSHQFAKAHGVTVPLHATEHFYIVTEPLEGLPKDQPVLNIAEERTYWKEDTGKLLIGSFEKHGKPYGADGIPEDFEFDELPFDMEHVEPNLEKMFERMPALGEMGIQTFFNGPESFTPDGRPYLGPTSEITGLFIAAGMNSNGILNSGGVGLTMAEWMSDGEPSRGMGPMLARRAHPFQRNTRYNHDRSAESVGFHYGVSWAGRQIHSARGVRRVPLHDRLKAAGAAFAERIGWEVPMYYDPGQQGWNEEPNLWWKDWSPHVETECLAARDTAVLIDQSMYAKIQVQGPDAVRALNRVCGAEINVATGSSVYTQFLNSRGGIEADVTIIRTAPECFMVITGHPSQIRDQAWIRDHADPEWRFEIFDATSAHGLISIHGPKSREILSAISGDDLSNEAFPFGAAQEIDMGYSRGWAIRRSFLGELGYELLMPSEFAAGVYEALLEAGEPLDLRHMGMFAMNACRLEKGFRHFGHDIGEDDTPFETGLGFAVALGKEDGFLGKARLAAQKKGGPATQNRTVSCIAEGVGAKEGPYLIHNEPVWKDGGIVGHVTSGDWGFRLQAMVGLASLHRQDGVSKDWIDEGGFEVQIAGKMYPLNVQLSPYYDPKGKIMRG from the coding sequence ATGGATCAAAATCTCCCGGGGAAAGCCCCTGTGGTTATCATCGGTGGCGGCATCATCGGTGTCTCGACGCTGTACCACTTGGCGAAGCGTGGAGTACCTGCTGTTCTGGTCGAAAGGCGCAAAATCGCCAGTGGCACCACTTGGCACGCGGCAGGGATCGTCGGCCAGCTGCGCGACAGCACCGCCCAAACCGAATTGGGCAAATATACTGCCCGCCTGTTCCGTGAGCTGGAGGAAGAAACTGGCCAAGCCACCGGCTACAAACCCAATGGCACCATCAATCTGGCAATTGGCGATGTGCGGCACGAGCAGCTGTTGCGCAGCCATGACCACGCTGTCCGCATGGGAATCGAAAGTTTTCTGCTGTCCCGCGGAGAATTGCAGGAGAAATGGCCCTGGATCGAAACCGAAGACGTTAAATCTGCCTTCTTCGTGCCGTCCAATGGCCAAGTAAACCCGCTGGACGTGACCGTCGCCATGGTCAAGGGCGCCAAAGCTCTGGGCGCACAGCCGTTCGAAGACACTAAGGTAACCCAGCTAATCATCCGCAACGGTAAAATTGCCGGAGTGGAAACAGATAAGGGCGCAATCTCGACCGGTAAGGTTCTGCTGGCAGGCGGCATGTGGAGCCATCAGTTTGCAAAGGCGCATGGTGTCACCGTTCCTCTGCACGCAACCGAGCATTTCTATATCGTGACGGAACCATTGGAAGGTCTGCCGAAGGATCAGCCGGTCCTGAACATTGCCGAAGAACGCACCTACTGGAAGGAAGACACCGGCAAGCTGCTGATCGGCTCCTTCGAGAAACACGGCAAGCCTTATGGCGCTGACGGCATTCCTGAAGACTTCGAGTTCGACGAACTGCCCTTTGACATGGAGCATGTGGAGCCGAACTTGGAGAAGATGTTCGAACGGATGCCTGCCTTGGGCGAAATGGGCATTCAGACCTTCTTTAACGGCCCTGAAAGCTTCACGCCCGACGGCCGCCCCTACCTCGGCCCCACCAGCGAGATTACGGGCCTGTTTATCGCTGCCGGGATGAACTCCAACGGCATTCTGAACTCCGGCGGAGTTGGCTTGACGATGGCCGAATGGATGTCTGACGGCGAGCCTTCGCGCGGGATGGGACCGATGCTGGCGCGCCGGGCGCATCCGTTCCAGCGCAACACCAGGTACAACCACGATCGCAGCGCGGAATCAGTGGGCTTTCACTACGGCGTCTCCTGGGCCGGCCGCCAGATCCACAGCGCCCGCGGTGTGCGGCGGGTGCCGCTGCATGACCGCCTCAAGGCGGCAGGCGCCGCCTTTGCCGAACGGATCGGCTGGGAAGTGCCGATGTATTACGATCCGGGCCAGCAGGGCTGGAATGAGGAGCCGAACCTGTGGTGGAAGGACTGGTCGCCGCATGTCGAGACCGAATGCTTGGCAGCACGGGACACGGCAGTGCTGATCGACCAATCGATGTATGCCAAGATTCAGGTTCAAGGCCCGGATGCTGTGCGCGCCCTGAACCGCGTCTGCGGCGCCGAGATAAACGTGGCAACCGGCTCCTCGGTCTACACCCAGTTCCTGAACTCTCGCGGAGGGATCGAAGCGGATGTCACCATCATCCGCACGGCTCCGGAGTGTTTCATGGTGATCACTGGCCACCCCAGCCAGATCCGGGATCAGGCCTGGATCCGCGACCACGCCGACCCGGAATGGCGGTTCGAGATCTTCGACGCCACCTCAGCCCATGGCCTGATATCCATTCACGGCCCAAAGTCGCGGGAGATCCTGTCAGCAATCTCGGGTGATGACCTCTCGAACGAAGCCTTCCCCTTTGGTGCGGCGCAGGAGATCGACATGGGATATTCCCGCGGATGGGCTATCCGGCGGTCGTTCCTGGGCGAGCTGGGCTATGAGCTGCTGATGCCTTCCGAATTTGCGGCCGGTGTCTACGAGGCGCTGTTGGAAGCAGGGGAACCGCTGGACCTGCGCCACATGGGAATGTTTGCGATGAACGCCTGCCGCCTGGAGAAAGGCTTCCGCCATTTCGGCCACGACATCGGCGAAGACGACACCCCCTTTGAAACCGGTCTCGGTTTTGCAGTGGCGCTTGGCAAGGAGGACGGCTTCCTAGGCAAAGCCAGGCTGGCCGCGCAGAAAAAAGGCGGCCCGGCGACTCAGAACAGGACCGTTTCCTGCATCGCCGAAGGTGTCGGTGCCAAGGAGGGGCCCTATCTCATCCACAACGAACCTGTGTGGAAAGATGGCGGAATAGTGGGTCATGTGACCTCGGGCGACTGGGGGTTCCGGCTGCAGGCGATGGTCGGGCTCGCCAGCCTCCACCGCCAAGACGGGGTCAGCAAGGACTGGATCGATGAGGGCGGCTTTGAGGTGCAGATTGCAGGCAAAATGTACCCGCTGAATGTTCAACTCTCGCCCTACTACGACCCCAAGGGCAAAATCATGCGGGGCTGA
- a CDS encoding sigma-70 family RNA polymerase sigma factor, which translates to MVTLNLDRPPGETIVLRAIPEDNDAVPKDQSFSQLTLWLLAVRDQRDRGAFEDMFDYLAPRLKGFVIRCGARPALAEEIVQDVMLTIWRKAALFDPHRAQASAWIYQIARNRHIDIVRKESRPVPDELGEDTCTEPDASQILALEQEAEQLKHAIAQLHPDQKEMIVKAYMGELTHQEISSQTGLPLGTVKSRIRLGLGRLRKELKGLR; encoded by the coding sequence ATGGTGACACTGAATTTGGATAGGCCGCCGGGAGAAACAATTGTGCTTCGGGCAATCCCTGAGGACAATGACGCTGTGCCCAAAGATCAGTCGTTTTCGCAACTTACCCTTTGGCTCCTTGCCGTGCGCGATCAGCGTGACAGGGGGGCATTCGAAGACATGTTTGATTATCTGGCGCCGCGGCTGAAGGGATTTGTCATCCGGTGCGGTGCGAGGCCCGCGCTGGCGGAAGAAATAGTGCAGGACGTCATGCTTACCATTTGGCGGAAAGCCGCGCTGTTTGATCCGCACAGGGCGCAGGCCTCGGCTTGGATTTATCAGATCGCCCGCAATCGCCATATCGACATTGTCCGCAAGGAAAGCCGGCCCGTGCCGGATGAACTGGGAGAAGACACCTGCACCGAGCCAGATGCGAGTCAAATACTGGCTTTGGAGCAGGAAGCGGAGCAGTTGAAGCATGCCATTGCGCAGCTGCATCCCGATCAGAAAGAGATGATCGTAAAGGCCTATATGGGTGAGCTGACGCATCAGGAGATCAGCAGTCAGACCGGCCTGCCGCTTGGAACCGTAAAATCGCGCATTCGCCTGGGACTCGGGCGGTTGCGCAAGGAACTAAAAGGATTGCGTTGA